The following DNA comes from Palaemon carinicauda isolate YSFRI2023 chromosome 22, ASM3689809v2, whole genome shotgun sequence.
atagataataataatgaaataattacgAGACAGGAGAAAATAATATTGATACCATGTTATGCTacaaaaatcaacaaaaataaatagtaataataataatgataataataataataataataataataataataataataataataatacacagacaaGCAAACTTGACCTCCTACCTAAATGAAGGGAATAGCCGGCCCTCTCAAAGACATCCCTGAGCTCTCCCAGGGCCGTGAAATTATTCGTATGGAAGGTGATGTCAGCATCCTTCTCCCAAGGCATAACACCGCCTGTTTTGACTGCTCCTGATGGATAGATAGCAAAAACAAATCAGTGTAATTCTCACTCGTGGATGTGCTTGTTAGAATAGATAGTTGTACTTTTGACTATTATTTCATTACacgcttctcttgtagtttacttattttcttatttcctttccccactgggctattttactgttggagcccttgggcttatagcctcctgcttttctaacttgagtTGTAGATTaccaagcattatatatatataaatatatatatatatatatatatatatatatatatatatatatatatatatacatacatgtgtgtttgtttgtgtgtgcgtgagtataatttatgtacatgtacatatttgGTCATTATGTCACCGGCCTATTCATCTTGAAATTGACTACACGTGCAAATTATTCAAAATGTCACGTCAAAAGCATATTCATAAATGATTTAACAGAATACCACTTAAAATTACATTATCTAACTGAAAACGAAAACACAAAAGGTAATCTTACCCATTAATGTTCCTTCCTGCAGCTCACACAAAAGTCCGTGAGCATCACACGTATCCATGAGAAAGCGGACGAGACGAGCCAGTTCGCGAAGACAACAAGGTGGAAGTGCAAACCCAAACACACCGCAATTGACAGCCACCTCCTCGCATGAGAAAGAGAACTTAGTGTTTCCAGCAGGCATTTGGATGGAATAAAAACCGTGTTCCCTTGCGAAATTTAACAATGTAGTCCTGGGCGGGGTCTCCAACTCGTGCGTAATGTTGAGTACTTCCTGAGGGCACACAGCTGTTAGCATGTGTTGATACCTGGATGCCCTTAGAAATAGATCCAGATGGGTCATTGCGTTTGGAAGATCGGTATTCAAACCGAGATGGCGTAAGGCCGATGTCACTGCCACGAATGGACCTTCCACGGCATGGCACAGGAGGTAACCCTGTGCGGTGCCTATTTTCTTTCTCGACCATCTAATCTGATAATTGGATTCGCGGACTTCCAAACAGCCCATATGCCAGCGACCAGATGGCGTCTGGAGGCTGGCGCCGGCTGCCCAGACACCCAAGTACTCTGTCGCCCATATGAGGTGCTCGATCGTGCTAAGAGACGACAAAGCAGAAACGTGTGTGGCGACGAATATGTAAGGCGTCGTGACGTAATCCAGGGCTATAGAATAAGCTGAGCCTAAAGTGGCGTTCGCCGGGACGTGGTGGACCATCACCCTGAGGCTATGCGGGAAATGAGAGTACGAGGAGGCGGATGTGACGAAGTGGACGGTGATTCCTGGATATAATTTTGCTAGTGTTTCTCTAAGGTCCCCAGTGGAAGGGGTTCTTTGATCCATCAGGAGAATGGACACGGAGGAGATAATGTCTTCCTTGGTAATGCTTAAGAAATTATTGGTTATTCCCATGGCTGAATCAGACACCTTCCCTTTATCTTTACATTCCTTCTCGTCTTTTTCTCTAGTGTCGAATATGTTTCCCCCGAGCCTAACTTTATATTTGCCTTTGGATATGTAATCGCTTTCATTTATAGTGTGTTTATGATTTGCGTTGATCTTTTTAGCACCGACATTATATGATAAAAGGCTTCTAGTTTCATGAAATAAAACTGACTTTTCCTTATCTTTAGATTCACGGCTGTTTTTACTACTGGGACCCAACAGAGGCGTATGTAAATGAGCCCCTAGTGTTTGTTTATGAATGAGTGCGTAAATATCATTTTCTGGGGGCTTGGGATTGTGAAATGTTCTAAGAGATTCGGTtggattaatgttattgttatctgCACTGGCGTTGCGCTGTTGATCACTCATCTGCTTGCTGGATCCAATCGAAGGTTCTGTGGTACTTTCTTTTGCACTTATGTGAACCCTTGATGAACGAGTCGTGGTTGTACGGGGTCTTGCCAAAGATGAATTGGGTTGGTATgggttcattcttggcgagaattGGTTGACTAAGATGTCGTGGAGATTCGCTACTTTTTCTTCCAGACTTGCTACTTCGGCTTTGACATCTCCAGCTACCTGAAATGAAATGAAATTCTTAACAGaaataaagggatgagttttacaACATATACTTAATCACCATTAGTTACCTGAATAGCAATAGAAGTGTTATCTTCATGTTTGAAACACGTGTATACATATCCAGTTACTTTATAAATCATCAAATATAGAGTTTTTAGAAATAAttgaaaaagtattattattaatatgcattaaatcaaaagaatttttacaaacacatttattattattattattattattattattattattattattattattattattattattactattattattattattattattattattattattattagctaagctacaacccttgtagaAAAAACAGGTTCCTACTAGCTCcaggactcaaaaaaaaaaaaaatagcttagtgaggaagggaaataaggagacATAGTTGATCTGAGCATATCCTCAAGCAAATCAGTGGAACATCAAGGTACAAGGGACTATGCTaataccaaagattagagaatgTCTACTGGATCCCCATCAAGCACCTAACATCTATAAGTATGATGGATCATCAACTTTTTACATGTTAGATTTTGAAACCCTCTTTTCCGTACATCATTTACAAAGTCTAtactaaaaagataaaaataaattgcaATTTCCACTTCATATAACCTTACAATAGTTTGATTTAGAACCACCACTTCACAATATATCTTCAATAATATCTCTTTTGTTTTCCTTCAACAATCCTCTTGTTCTTCATCACACTACTCAGTACTCCTGCTTTTCATCATTACTACTATATTCTTATCAAGCAATAACTGCTTACCACATGACCCTATCATAATATGTTAGTATTCCTATAACATCTGCGTTTTTAAAAGCcatagatttaaaactaacaaTCGTCAAACATACCtgaaatcaattctctctctctctattccgaactaatacaagaacaacaaatgcagccgtttctagtctactgcagaacaaaagcctcagacatgtccttagtcatgtctggaatttggccactATAATCAACATACTGGCTACTGTGGAGGATATagtctaattgctcacagcaaaccaacctgggaTGTgtacccctgactagtacagctttgcagatcaaaccctttcaccacgttaaggtatccccagtcagaaaggaCTAATATATAACTCAACAAAATCTTATGATAAGATGAACTAAAACATCCAAATCTCACCAGCTGAGCCTTCTTCAGTCGCATCTGCAGCGACGTCAGCATCGTATGAAGCGTGTAATAATAGAAGGCTCCCACTCCTCCAGCCTGGCCTTGTAGGGGCTTGGGCGTAGGCGTAGCATTACGGGGTTCCTGGAGTGCTATGCCCACTGCCTTGGCCAACCGGGCGCTCCAGCCAGAGAACCCCGGCTGATAATCATCTTCCTTCCCGTCATGTAAGACCTCCTTTGGGTCGTGCCTCCCAACGCCCCAGCAGAGGTCACACGGGTCAATTTCCTTCTGCGGAGCGGTGTAGGTCGTGTGGGCTGCCACGACGTGCGATGCATGGTAGGTTCTGGAATGGCAGGGATGGAAGGCGGGTTTGTTATTGTAGGTTGAGAATGGAGTGTGGCATGGCAGGTTTGGTGTTTATCAGCGAGACCTTGTTGCTTAGTTGCAAAGTTATGAATAATTAAGTTTTACATGAAATATATAACGGATAATTGGATTATAAATTACGAGTAAACTttacaaaatcaatatatatatatatatatatatatatatatatatatatatatatatgtatatacacatatatataggctatatatatatatatatatatatatatatatacatatatatatatatatatatacatatatatatatacatatatatatacatacaaaatatatatatatatatatatatatatgtatgtatatataatatatatgtgtatatatacatatatgtatatatataattatatatatgtaaatatatataatatatatatatatatatatatatacacacacacatatatatatatatatatatatatatatatatatatatatatatatacgatttcttGTTTCTCAGTTGCTACATTATGAATAACTAAATTTTACATGATATATAAAACTAGAAATTATATAATTAGTTAAGAGTAAAGTATGTGATTTTATTTTATCTACTGATAATTCTGACCTTTATAAAGATCTTATGAAAAACGATTTGCCTGTAATAGTACaactatttttcttataatataatACAAAACTTCTACCATTGCAAATATTCCTTCAGCCAGAAATTTGttttaataagtaaaatgaaaagataaaCAGACTGAACTTAGAAATACAACAGCTTGGAGTAGCAATATTACTTTTACAAGAAACAGAGAGGAAGAATAAACAGCTGAAAGAAATGTGATAGAAAAGATAAATGATAAGAAGAGTACAGTTTACATCAAAGTCATATTCtttaggagtgtatatatatatatatatatatatatatatatatatttatacagatgtatgtatatatgtgtatatatatataattatatatataaatatatatatatatatatatatatatatatatatatatatatatatatttatacagatgtatgtatatatgtgtatatatatataattatatatataaatatatatgtatatatatatatatatatatatatatatatatatatatatatatacatatgtataaatatatatatatatatatatatatatatatgtatatatttatatatatatataatatatatatatatatatatatgtatatatatatatatatatatatatatatatatatatatatatatatgtatatatatacatatatatatatatatatatatatatatatatatatatatatatatatatatatatatatatatatatacaatggaaaagaaagagagagagagagagagagagagagagagagagagagagagagagaattggatgaGTTACTTGAATGCATGGTAGTCTGAGAGTGTGAGAGTCAGGAAGAGTAACATCCAGGAACATCCGGTCAACGATAGGAGGAGTAATTGGATGGATGAGTGTCGTCTCATGTTGCAGCCTCATCCCTCAGACGTTCATCCATGTGCCCGTTCCATCGGCCTCCCGTTTGTCCGCCCATCGGGCTTGCAGTATATTATCCTTAAGTTGGGGAGTTTATTCCATGGGAATTGGATGTGATGTTCTAGTTGATAATACTCGTCTCCGCTTTCTTAGAAAATTTTCTTCGCTTTTGGAGTTTCATTTGATGATAAGGATTTTAAAGACCTGGAAATAATGGAAAAAACTGCATCTATCATCTAGTTatttgataatttgtttttatttttattttcaatttcttcttctaTATCAGTGTAATTTCACAAATGAGATTTCTTTATAAGGATTTATAGATAAATGGTATCATTCTATTGGTTTTACTTGTTAAATATTTCATAGTTATTTGATAAAAATTCGCAATGTCTTAAGAAGATCACTTACGTAGTGTTAtcccaaatttataaatagtttccatttatattttgttataaaaaatagGTATCTCTATTTTATGATTTTTAGTATTTAGTACCATTTTTTTGTGGAGTTTCAAAAAGcaatatttcagttattattaacTTTGAGTACATAGAAACGAAAATTTATGAGAACAATATAAGACAAATCCCTATTCACATTATAAAAGTAAACGTAAAACACACCATGCATATTCACAAGAAAAATTTACGATAAACCTATGTCAGCAACAAAACAAACCCACGAATATATTATGTACTTTACGAGATGAAGGCTGATGTATCCCTGGTTTAGATCAATGTttgtataaaaaagtaaaaaggctTTCTTAGTGGGATCAAGTGAAACAGTAACCTGACTTCAGACTCCCTAGCGGAAGACTAAAGAACCAAGTTGTCTGgaagataacaataataaggatgataatgttCGGGATAGTTGAAGTTCTGGCAGATCTCCCAGCTACCAACTTCATCTTTCCTTGCATAAATCATGAAGgcgtcactgagagagagagagagagagagagagagagagagagagagagagagagagagagagagagagagagagagagagagagagagagagagagagagagagagagaatgctaaacttctttctcttcttctatgAAAACTTTCTTTTCAATTAATCGGCTCAAATGAAGTGATCTCGATGCTTTTGTCTGATAACGAGAGAGAACAATGTCAATGTGCAAAAGGCTTTAAAAATCCTCAAAATGCATATCAGCTCATAATGTTAAGCAATACCTGTATCAGAAATGCTTTGCATTAATCGTTATAAAGAACGTAGCTGTAcggatggatatatacacacacacacacacacacacacacacacacacacacacacacatatatatatatatatatatatatatatatatatatatatatatatatatatatatatatatacacacacacacattgtatacaGTACATTGTGAATAAGTTAAATGTGATTTGCAATATCCGTAGAGTTATGCGATCCATAACACGCTTTGAAAAGAAAGCTGGTAACCTTGTTATGGAAATTGTTGAAATGTATCATAACTTATTGACTCAAATTTGAGCGTAACAGGATCAAATTACAGACTTATTTGACTTCTAGTTTATCTCTGGCACACTGAATATCCTAAAAAGCATGTATAGTTATTTCATACTGGGAATATTGCCAAGTATTTCTTGATAATATTATTACTTCGGCTAAAGTAAAGGGCTTTAAAATCCTAAATACGCAAATTTGTATAATTTTAAGCAAAATCTCAAACAATTCTATAGAGTTTCAGTTGAAATGGTCATTCAAGGCTCAATATTTCTATTAACGatgatatttagataaaatatcaaaatataatatacatgtgaCGGTGATAAATCATCTTGTGTattagcacacatacacacacactcacacacactcacaaacactctctctctctctcacacacacacacacacacacacacacatatatatatatatatatatatatatatatatatatatatatatatatatatatacatatatatatatatatatatatatatatatatatatatatatatatatatacaatatatatgtaaatatatatatatatatatatatatatatatatatatatatatacacacacacatatatatatatatatatatatacacacacacacacacacatatatatatatatatatatatatatatatatatatatatattgactttgaaCCTCTTTACATATAtccaataactttattattattattattattattatcattattattattattattattacttgaaaagctacaacccttgttggaaaggcacgatgctataagcccaggggcctcaatagggaaaatagctcagtgaggaaaggaaacaaggaaagtagaatattttaagaacagtgacaacattgaaataaacatttcctatataaagtataaaaactttaacaaatcaagaagaaGAAAACTTAGATAGAGCAGCGTGCCCGATGGTACCCTcaggcaggagaactctaacccaagacggtgggagaccatggtacagaggctatggcactacctaagactagagaacaatggtttgattttggagtgtccttcttctagaagagatgcttaccatagctaagagtctcttctacccttaccaagcggacaggagcttctgaacaattacagtgagtagttaaccccttgggtgaagaagaattgtttagtaatctcagtgttgttaggtgtatgaggacagacgagactttgtaaagaataggccagactattcggtgtatgtgtaggcaaaggaaaagtgaaccgtaaccagagagaagaatcccatATAGTACAgaatggtcagtcaaaggaccccataactctctagcggtagtatatcaacgggtagctggtgctctggccagcctactacctcttAGTTCATGGTGAAACATAAGATTCCTTATAAGAGATTATCTTGAGTAGACGTTTTCACTATCATACGTAACACTTTAAAACACACAAAGTCATGAGTAACAATTGGGCTTTAGTTAATGTTAAATCAAGATCTTCTGTTACTCATATGTGAAATATCATTTAAATAGTTTGTGTATAATAAACTTTGCTATTACAAGAACGTCATATAAATAGGAAATGTTACATCTGAATTGACAGATGCTAACTGAGCTTCTATGTATGactttatacatgtatgtacactTAATTTTCcaaatacaaatgcatatatacatgcatgtattatTTTTTGATAAAGTAAACAGCCCAAAGATGCGAGCAAAAGCTAGGTTTAGCACACCTGCCGGGCCATTTGAGAAAGAAAGCAAGAGATTATTAGGATTATAATTCTAACCTAGTTCCTCGATTTAAGAACAATCGACCTATTTGTTGGGAGGAAACAATGCCCTCAGCATTGACTTTGTTATTGGCAGGAGGTCGCAACTCACACGTAATGACGCAATCAATTCAAGGATATTACCGCGCAGGCCATTTCGACCGGATAGGTTGCTATTGCATCTTGGAAATGCTAAGAGGAGACTTTATGGTTCCGGGTAAAAATCGGTTCCTGTCGTAAGTCGGTCTCGAGGGGCTGCTTGTTATTGGATTCTTTCTGGTAAATTGAGATTAGATATGATAAATCGGTATCTTGTGGTGCTTGTTAATAGGAATCTGCTTCCCTTAGAAAAACATAAGCCTAATAGGGATTAAGAAGTGCTGATATATATCATACCTTGTATTATGCAGAAAACTAATGATTTGTAAACTCTTAAACTTGACATATGCAAATGTACAGCGAATTGTCTaatatagaataaaaggaaaataagttaTTCTTTTTACGGGATATTCATATTAAGACAACcatgacattttacttttaaaaaatataacatttcaaaGAGATTCCTTAGCAAATTTGGTATGGTGTTACATTATaggaagcaattatatatatactgtatatatatatatatatatatatatatatatatatatatatatatatatatatatatatatatatatatatatgtgtgtgtgtatttatatatatatatatatatatatatatatatatatatatatatatgtgtgtgtatttatatatatatatatatatatatatatatatatatatatatatatatatatatatgtgtgtgtgtgtgtgtgtgtgtgtgtgtatgtatactatcaCTAGAGCGTTATGGGCCCCTTTGACTGGCTatatagtactacattgggtccttatttctgtttacggctcattttccttttacctacacatacaccgaatagtctggcctattctttacatattctcctctgtcttcatacacctgacaacactgagattgccaaacaattcttttccgcttaaggggttaactactgcactataattgttcagtggctacttccttcttagtaagggtagaagagaacttttagctatggtaagcagctcttttaggagaaggacactccaaaattatattactgctctctagccttgggtagtgccatagcctctgtaccatggtcttccgttgtcttggggtagagttctcttgcttgagggtacactcgggcataatattctattttatttctcttcctcttgttttaataaagtttttatagtttatatatgaaatattaattttaatgttactactgttcttcaaatatttcattttattgttaattaattctcttgtagttttttattccctatttccttccctcactgggctattttccttgggctATTCGCTAGGACAAGAAAGGAGAATGTTGGTAGATGCCTTTTCTAGGGGTGATGGACACACCTCTTAAAAATAGACAGAATAGATGATGAAAAAATGTATTTCGGTGATAAATTGAAACCCTCATTGTGTCCAGTCAGATTCAATGAACGAGAAGAaaacataaaaagataaaaaaaaaaacagaagcaatACGAACATACCGCATTATGACGATAAAAACATCATCCTGGTTAAAAAGCTCGCGATATATACGTTGTGTTTTGATAACGAAAACGAGCCATAACTCTCGCATGGAAAAGACTTGAAACTAATTGCCGCGTAATCTATTAAATGCTGTTGGAAGATTGTCACTCAATATTACGTGATGGAGAAGAGAGGACGCAGACTGCGGGGGAAAAGTGAGTCATTTGTTTAATTATCTCGTAAGATTGTGGTAAAAGTTCTTATATTTATGACGCTGTTTGACTTACATATTCTTCTTCTTGTTCCAGAATAAATTTAAGAGCAATACAA
Coding sequences within:
- the LOC137616552 gene encoding uncharacterized protein, translated to MRRHSSIQLLLLSLTGCSWMLLFLTLTLSDYHAFKTYHASHVVAAHTTYTAPQKEIDPCDLCWGVGRHDPKEVLHDGKEDDYQPGFSGWSARLAKAVGIALQEPRNATPTPKPLQGQAGGVGAFYYYTLHTMLTSLQMRLKKAQLVAGDVKAEVASLEEKVANLHDILVNQFSPRMNPYQPNSSLARPRTTTTRSSRVHISAKESTTEPSIGSSKQMSDQQRNASADNNNINPTESLRTFHNPKPPENDIYALIHKQTLGAHLHTPLLGPSSKNSRESKDKEKSVLFHETRSLLSYNVGAKKINANHKHTINESDYISKGKYKVRLGGNIFDTREKDEKECKDKGKVSDSAMGITNNFLSITKEDIISSVSILLMDQRTPSTGDLRETLAKLYPGITVHFVTSASSYSHFPHSLRVMVHHVPANATLGSAYSIALDYVTTPYIFVATHVSALSSLSTIEHLIWATEYLGVWAAGASLQTPSGRWHMGCLEVRESNYQIRWSRKKIGTAQGYLLCHAVEGPFVAVTSALRHLGLNTDLPNAMTHLDLFLRASRYQHMLTAVCPQEVLNITHELETPPRTTLLNFAREHGFYSIQMPAGNTKFSFSCEEVAVNCGVFGFALPPCCLRELARLVRFLMDTCDAHGLLCELQEGTLMGAVKTGGVMPWEKDADITFHTNNFTALGELRDVFERAGYSLHLVDNRWCCVDGKWTGGQGTLNSPHWALELYSQHSMDSEQDLLARRPRTRIQFDGSWVTAPTSPGLYVRNRYGNELYRHAQHWLDTGKKSGWEDYESGKFVPCSRPSHHACLDENLPDGNLKFRPMCLV